The following is a genomic window from Trachemys scripta elegans isolate TJP31775 chromosome 7, CAS_Tse_1.0, whole genome shotgun sequence.
TCTCCCAAGGCACGGGGGTGCCTGAATTGGGCCAGTCTCCAGCATCCAGTAGAAAGTGCACAGGGGATTTTTAGGAAGGAGATGCCGTTGCCAGGGCTGTTTGAGTGAAATGCTGAGCTCGGCCTGCCAGGGCGTCATGAAAAACATCCTGGGTTTCAAGTGAACCCCCAGAACCCAAAGCAAAACTCAGCCCCAGGCCTGCTTTCACTTGTAGCCATCCGTCCGTCCGGATCTGTgtgacagcagcagctggcttTGGTCTGTGCACCTGGAGGACGAACAGCTCAGCCAAGGGGTCTGCAGCTGGCCGGTCTCGGCTGCAAGCGGGGGCTAGCTACATTCCAAACTCAACAGCCCTGGGAACAAAACTCTGTGGGTTTGGCTGCAAGAGTCTCACGGAGCTTTCAGAACCACCACAGAAGGAATGTATCAAGACCCCGGGCTCCCCATTCCTGCTGCGGGGGGACATGCTGTGGGAGAGATTTGATACCCAAGTGGTCAAGACCCCAGCAGTCTAACCCCTCCTCCACATGACATCGCCTCCAGCAgaacagcgccccctagcaccatgCCAGATACACCAGGCTCAGAGAGAGGCCTGCCCCATACCGATTCATCCACCTACTTCTTGCATCATCTGGGGGTGTCATGTAGGGGGCGTTATCTCAAATCCCTGCTTAGATCCTTGGGAGAGCTGAGGGGATTGGTATTGCCACCTCCCTGTGTTGTGCTTGCAATGTTGCTAACCTCTGGGATGCAGCCACGCACGGTCCCATAATAACCAGCCGCCGGCCCTAGCAACGCCCTGCGGGGAAGAGGGAAATGCCCGGCCATCAGCTCCTCTGCCAAAAAACAGCCCCCGAATGGAAGGACTCTTGGAGGGTGCTGGTCGTGCGAGTGACGTGAACGAACAACTCCCTGGGGTGCCCATCGGGAGGGAGAGATCAGCCCATggctccccactcctgcctgctGGGGGGCCTCGGGCCAGgcccagaaagaaaaacaaacaaacaggcagcCCAGGGCGGCTCCCCAGCCCTGTAATTAGAGCTCTGTCGTCTGGGTTtaagtgcaggctctggctgcggCTCCAagacgggggtgaggggggctatttctgtgtgccccccccccgcccgctcctGTCCAGCTGTTCTGATGCAGGCGCTGCTGGAGCAGGGCGAGAGGCTCTCGTGTCTGGCTCTCCCGTAGGCTCCACAAAGCTACCTCCTGTTTCTCTCTGCTGCAGGAATATTGACCCCCTCGGGGCCCCATCCTGCTTCCCCCACCAGGAGCCTGGGTGATTCAGGCCTCTGGTCCTGGCAGGTGTTTAGACTGTCGGATCCCACCTAGGGACGTGTTCCTGTCTGCCTCGCCGGGCTCCAGCGTGGATGTAGATTATATAaaccctgccctctccccacccccaatagcTGGGGAGAGGGATcctgggcaggggggtgcaggtgcagCGGGATTAAAGACACCGGAAGGGTTAGTGATTTCTCTGAGCCGTGGCAAGAAAACAGCGTGTGATGGACGGAAGGCCACTGGCTGGGCAGGCTGGCTGGGCGCCGGAGCTCATGGAGATCTTTCCCCTTTCATGCATTTATCAGAAAATCAGCTGCGGAGGTTGTCCCCTGGGGGAATTATCTGAGATGTCATTTCCTTCAGCGACTTCCATGGACCGGCTCTGGCTGAAGAGGAAAGCCCCAGAGCAAGAGGGACTCCAGACGTTCCTGTCCTCCCCCGTGCTCTTTCATCGGCTACCAGACTTTTTCTGCACGGCCGCTGTGGGAACATCTCAAATCCTGCAGGCACTCCTGGCACGAGTTGCTTCTAGGATGAGAGTGCAGCGCTGCCATGTGTATACACAGCACCAGAtggccccattgtacagatggggaaactgaggcatagaggggGACGTGACTAGAGGCAGGACGCGAAGCCAGGACTCATGATACCTAGTCCCCTGCTATACCCACTAAACCATGCTGCTGCCCCGCTGCCTGTTGTTACATTTTAGGGGTGCTGTCTTGAAGCCCCCCCCAATTGCCATTGCAGTCATCTGTGTTGCCAAACTGGGGGCCTCCCTGTCCCGTCTGACATTGCAGCACCGGGTGGAGCTGCTCTGAGGTGCACAGTGTGCGGGGACGGCTCCGAGTCGAGTGTTCACTACCCGTGCATCTCAAGGGAGGGTTGTGCCCAAGGGGCTGGGCTGTGTTTAGCCAGGGGGCCCTGAGCCCACTGCAGGAACTAGAGCTTGGAGGCGGAATGCAAAGCGGGTGGAAAAACACCTTTGTGGCTGGTGGCTTTTGTGGGAATTTTGGCCAGAATCGCTGGGATCGGAAGGCTAAAACTTTTCTATTTTCCATAAGAAACCACGTCTGaattctcagcctgactgaacaAACCCATGGGAACGGGAAAATGTGGAGCGGGAGTTGGAGAATGAGACCAGTGCAATAAAAGAAACCATGTGACTCTAAGGTTCCAGAAACCCATTCCACTCTGGCTGAAATGATCTTGTGAGGTGAGCCCTGGAACTCTCTCCCCTTGGTACCATGGAGGGTGGCAGCCAGCCTGTGATATGTACCCCTAGAGCAGCCATGATGCCCGGTTTATGCCCGAGTGAGCAGCCAAAGAATCAGAGAAGCTGGACAAATAATATCACAACTTAGAATTGTTTATCCCTCGAtcccaaagcacttgacaaaggagGTTGGATtcatcagccccattttacagatggggaaaccgagacATGGAGCCATGACAGGACTTGTCCACAGTCACGcggcagatcagtggcagagctgggagaagaCCCCAGGTCTCTTCAGGCCCAGCCCAATGTCCCATTGCAGGATTGCTCCTAAGAGTCCTGTTTGAAATGTCCCCCTCCCTCGGCAGACTGTTCCACAGATCTTCAGAGCAGGACCCTTCCCCCATCACTAGCCTAATGGCCCCTTTCCCAGTGTCACCCCCTAAGTTCTGGGTAGACTGCCAGGCGTCCCCCTAAGCAAGGCCTGTCCCTCCTTGGCGTTTGGTAGAGATGaaaacctggatctgaactgcCCCAGACACTGAGGGAATCAACTCTGCCTCTTGCAGCTAACGCCCATCCCCCCGTCACTGCCCTTGTCCCCACCTCCGGACTTCTCAGGCCTCATCTACCTGGGAAAGTTGCACTGGTGTCCTTTGAATGGTTTTTAAATCTGTTTCATTTAAACAGATCCTGCAGGCTGGATTCTGGTTTGATTTAAGAGCCACTTGTTTCCATTTAGCTGGAGTCAATTCCCGGTTGACCTAAAGTGAAGTAAGCGGATCGGAAACTGACAAAAGAGCGTTCACACATGGGTATACACTAGTCTAATGAAACTGATTTAAAATCCCACCTGCAAACTGGCCTCAGGATCCTTTCCTGGCCCTCATTACTGCCGTGCGTGCGAACCTCATAATCTTTACCAGATttatccaccccacccccgcgaGGCAGGCCTGGACTCTGGCTCAGGTCTGAGCCCAAACCCtctttctgtccacacacaaaccaGTCTGACtgaggtcagcaagcactcagggcCCGGTCCTAGGACCCTGTATGGGGGGTCAGAGCCCGAGTCCCGCTGCGACTCAGGTCCGAGCCCCATCAGTTTGCCGTGTGTCCGCATCTCAAGCCGCAGCCCCGAGTCAGGCGGTCTGTGTGGTGCAGGCCAGCGTTCGCACAGTTCTGAGCCCCGGGGCCAGCAGCTACACACCCAGGGTTAGCTGCAGTGCGGATGCAGTGCCCGAGCCCGGGGcccacagccctggggaggggacaTGCCCACAGCttgtctggggcagggggacgAGCGGCTGTGGCCTGCCATGGGATGGGGGTCAGACTGGAGGATCAAGGTCCCATCtggcctgagccccagcccctctttaGCTCTTTTAACCTCTCCTGGCAGCTCCCCCCGGCCGGAGtctcccacccccaggggccgGGCAGGTCTCCCCAGCCAGGGGCCGCTTGGCTAGCCGGGTGTCCGGTTACAGCGGGCCGGGCTGGCGGGGCTCCAGGCGAGCTGCTGAGCGCTCGGGCTCCGGCCGGGGAGTCGCGTTTCACTCTGACATCAGCGGGGCGAGCGAGCCCGCTGGAAAAGCCACTCGGCCGGCGGGGCCCCCCAGCGCAGCCACCCGGCGCCCACCCAGGTAAGGACGCGGGAGCGGGGAGTCCGGGgcgctcagctccctgctccgcCGCGGAGATACCCCCCGGCCCGCCCCCTTCCTCGCCCTGGAGAGGGGCCCATCTCACCCCCTGGCCTCTGCGCCCGGCCGAACCGGAACCCGGCTGGGAGCCGCTCCGGAGCCAGGCCTTTGCGCTCAGCCCCGTGCCCGGCTGCCTCGCCTCTCCGCTCCGGAGCGCACGGGGCGAACGCGGCTCCGCGCTCTGCCCCTGCTGGGGAACCCGGCAGCGCCCGGCGGAGCAGCAGGGAGCTCGCCCCCGACGGCTCGGGTCACAGCGGAGCTCCAGGCGCTCCGGTCGGGCCGCTGGAAGGGGGTGTGTCTGGGGCGGGTGGGGGGCGCACAGCTGTGGGGAGGCTTTGGAGACCCAGGGTGTTGTTTATGGCCGGGGGGATGGGGAGTGTTGATAtaacaagcccccccccccaaccccaggccTGCCACAAGCGGCTTTTCACTGCCCTGACCCTGGGTGGTGTTGCTGGGGGGGACTCAGGAGTTGTGAGCTCTGTACCTGGCTCCTGGAGGGGAGCGTGACCTGTCCCAGCTGGAGACAGAGccagggcaccggggtcctgttctcagcTCCGGTTGGCAAgtggggtcagagcaggggcctgggagccaggactcctgggttctacactCCCCGCTCTGGTcgagtggtcagagcaggggcctgggagccaggactcctgggttctacactCCCCGCTCTGGTcgagtggtcagagcaggggcctgggagccaggattctCGGACTCTGTCCTTGATGTCATCTTGCTGTAGGGCCTGGGATACCTCCGGCTCATTGCGGTTTGCCCCTCAGGTGGGGAGGGTAGCACTTCCCCGTCTGAGGTGGGTTAATCCATGGGCCCttgcaaagggctttgagatcctcccgGAGGAGGTGCTAGAGGAAGGGAAAGAACGGGGACTCGCTGGGGAACAGGAGGGAGTTGCAGTCCAGGAGGGGACCGGCTGGAGTCTAGCAAGATCGAGTGAGTTGCACTGAGCGTTTTTGCCCTCTGAAGCACTGGGCTGGGGCGAATTGCCAGGCAGGACAAAGCCACCAGCGGCAAAAGTGCCAAACAAAGCACAGGGCAAAGCGTCTGCAGCATCCCTGGTGCTAGAGCAGGCCTAGGGATCCGCTGGAGCGACGGCACTGGGGGTGCACGTGGCTGGAGTGCTGCTGGCTGCATTCTGGTGACCCCTAGGAAAGGCCTTCGGGGGGCTCTGCAGCTGGCATGACTCTGGGTGCCTCAGGGCTTGTTCTGTTTCCACATGCTCAGCCTCGGCACCCTGGCAAATGTTTGAGTGCCTCAGAGGTGAAGGGACCATTTCAGCTTGGACATCTGGCCAGCTGTCCGGGGGGAAGCACCAAGGGAAACTGGGGTCCAGTGAAGTCAGAGCACAGGGGACCTCAAGAGAATTAAAAGCCTTGCTCAGCTGGGACCAATGTTCCGGCTTTGCTCCTAGCAGCTGGTTTTGTCCAGAGATGAACCAGCCCCGTCCCTGCAGGACCAGCCGGCTCCTCTGGGCATGTTTGGATGGGGACAGAGGAAATGGGCATCGATTCTTGCAAGAGCAGCTGCTTGTGGAGGACGAAAGGTCAGCCTGGCTCTGCGGGGTGCATCTCCCCTTTGGGGCTGTCCGCTGCTGCCCGGGGGATGCAGAGATCTGGGTTAAAGATCCCACTATGGTGGGGTGAGTGGAGCAGACACAGAGAGCGAGGAGGAGAGGTCTGCTCTATGGTCAAGTCCATGCAGGGGGCTGGGTCGCCCCACTTGTAGCTAAACCCAGCTAAGGACCTGCTTTCTGAGCGGCGCTGAGCACCCAaaacactcccactgaagtcaatggaaacaggtGCGTGGCTCTGGGGaacacccctctgccccactcccaccTCCAAAAACCACAACAGGAGAGACACATTTAAGGCACCCATCACCGGGGTGGCTGGGCGCCCTCCCATGTCTCTGTGATCCTGGGGGAGAAGGAATTGCTTCTCCGATGCCTCCAGCTAAGTAGCTGGGTCCATTGACCCTAAGAGAACATTGCAGTTCCCGGGTGATCTCAAAGCAGGCTTCGAGCAGCAATGCGTCCTGGACAGGAGGGAGGTGAAGTACCCCCTAGGTCGCATTATCTCCGTGTCAcacatgggcaaactgaggcTCAGCAGGGACGGGCCCAGGCTGCCAGTTGCTTGCACTAACCATTAGCCCGCACTCCCCCAGCGCCACGAATCTCCGTCTATTTAGCCTACTGAAGGGAAGATTAAGAGGCAACTTGATACAGCCATGTGCCGTGGgccggggaggagggaagatggCCGATGGCAGAAGACGCTTTCATCTAGCGTAGATGATCCAATCCAAAACGGAGATGCACATTTCTAACAGGCAGGGGGATTAGCCATCAGAACAGGGACGTGGTAGATTCTCCGTGGCCTGGAGTCTTTAATTGGAggttggctgtttttctaaaggaCAAGTTGGAGCTCAGACAGCTGTTTTTGGGCTGGAGATAGGAACCACTGGCTGAAACTGGCCTGGGTGAGGCAGGATGTCAGATCAAGCGATTGTAATGGGCCCGTCTGTCCTGAATCAACATAAATCTAGGACTGAACCCCAGAGGTGGCCTGCACTGCTAATGCTGGCTGGCCAAACCATTTCAAAGAATTTGAAAGCCCATCACCCGCCCGGAAAGGAAATACACTATTGATGGTTTCCTGAGAACTAGAGGAACTGTGCTCCTGCTACAAGATTGGGAATAAGACACCTTTCCTAtcacttctcttttccaaaccacCACACTTTCATTtgtcctcccccaggggcccttcctccttccctctttgGAGAAGACCCACGGGACACCGTGGgatgcaggggtggctccaggcaccagcgctccaagcacgtgcccggggcagcaagccacagggggcaccctggcagtccctgcgagggcggcagtcaggctgccttcggcggcgcacctgcgggaggtccgccggacCACGGATTTGGCGGTaatttggcggcaggtacgccaaagccgcgggaccggcgaacctcccgcaggcatgccgctgaatccgtgggaccggggacctcccgcaggcgcaccaccgaaggcagcctgcctgccgtgtttggggcggcaaaaaggctAGAGACGCCCCTGGTGGGATGCTGATCAGACCCAAATGTCTGAATGGCCAGAGATCTGCTCCGTGCTTTGCACCACCCCAGGCAGAAGCATCTCCCTGTGCTCTAGTAACCTAGCTCGCTTTCCTTGCAGGCCTGAATGGCTTCTTGGCTTTGACGAGGGAGAGGCTGCCCCGGGCTCCAGTCTCTAAGTGATGGTGGCGACCGGACTCCGAGACCCAGACAGCCCGTGAGAATGTCCAAACCTGCCAACCCGACCCCCTCTCCACTCCTCTCTCTCTTGTTGTGTTTGAGCTGGGCCCTGACATGGCCCTGCGGGGCGCTGCCCAGTGCCCCGGATTACCTGCAGCGCGGCTGGCAAAggctgctggaggaaggagagagctGCTCGGACTGCAGCCCGGAGGAATGCCCCACCCCCCGGGGATGCCTGGCAGGCCTGGTGCGGGACCCGTGCGACTGCTGCTGGGAGTGTGCCAACCTGGAGGGGCAGATCTGCGACCTGGACAACACCAATCACTTCTACGGGAAGTGCGGGGACCACCTGGAGTGCAAGCTGGACACGGGGGACCTCCGGAAGGGCGAGGTGCCCGAGCCCCAGTGCGCTTgcctctccagccagaccctgtGCGGCTCTGATGGGAAGACCTACACCCAGATCTGCAAGTTCCAGGAGGTGTTTCATGCCCACCCCGAGGCAAATCTCACCGTGGCCCACGAGGGACCCTGTGAATCAGGTAGTGTCTGGGGTCaaaccccttcccctccaatgcctttctttcagccttcctctgCAGGCCAGCCAAAGAGCCAGGGGTACATTCCATGCGCCAGACCAGGAGTCCCAAtaacaatgggagctgtaggtctCTTTcagatgggaaaccgaggcacagagagatgaagtgacacACTCAAGGTCACGCtggaagcctgtagcagagcaGTGATTTAACCGTCCTGCTTCTCCAGTGTAGCACAGCAAATAGTCCCCAGTGGAAAACTGCAGCGACCTTTGCCAAGAATTTCTGGGAAGATCTCTGGGGGTTTTCAGAAGCTAATACACTCAAAACACATGTGAAAATTCCAGGGAGTCGTTAGCGAATTCTTGGGTTCATTACTGACTAGTTTTAAATCAAGCTGACTTATTTCACCCTCACTTGTCATTGCAAACAGAAATAGCTGCCCCACCCCTCAATCTTCCTGGGATCTTCCAATCGCTCCTGGAAATGGGAATTTGGGCTGCTTTAATCTGGTTTTCTGACttgttttaatttactttttaaaagcccTCTCTAGTTTGTCGGGTAGGTTCTGGAAGGAGACTAGGAGAAATATACACCATTCCACACTATAGCCTGAGGTTAacgctgttttttaaaaaaaatatttccagtattTTCTGTCAAatttgctttcattaaaaaatccAACATTTCTATCCTTTTTTATTGTGAAGAAAACCTCCATTGAGCTGTTGCATGCAGATAGACACTGAAACAATCCCGCTAAGAAACAGATGGGTCTGCCCTCATTTGGTGTAATGGGGTgttcactctgaaacctagtgcCAGCATCTTACACCTCCAACTATACTAATTGCTTCACAGCTTATTCCCTTCACAGTACCCTCCCTCTAACATGCTTTATCTTGTGAGATCTGATTTCTTGGCAAGGATACTCCACAGGAATGTGGCTGCGTGCTCCAAACGAGGCAAATAACTAACTCTTCTTCCAGTTGCTTGCAGCTGTGTCTGTCCTCAGCATGTTTAGGTAGGTAGTTTGATTTATAAAAATACGAATAAAGATCTGCCGATCTGAGATTGTGAGAGCCCCTGACACAGGCTACAAAAATAAACCAATACCAGCAGCTAACCCCTCACCCCCGGCAGCCTCTTCAGAAAACTGCCCTGCCCACGTTTCGGCCCTTCCCAAGCCCCTCCCGTCGTATGTGGCAGACACAACCCCCGGTCTTGGAGAGATGCAGCAGCCCCACCCTCGCCCTCTGCAAGGTCGCCTGGAGAGCTAATAGCGAGTGCGCACACAAGTGGGTTCCAGGGACCTGGCATGAAAACTGGGCTGTGGCTAAACACGTAACCCTGAGAGTCTCAGTTCCCCCTTTCCTGCGCTTGGAGCAGGGAGGTGCCTTTAAGCCACTTTCGTGCTTCCTGCATTCTAGAGCCTGCTCGGTCCTGGAAGTAAGTTAGAggagcctcagggctgctctaatttacatctGCTTCCCAGGGCCTGAAGGAGCTGAGGAAAGCCACAGTCGAGTGTGCTCCAGTCGTGCCCCCAACCTGCTTTCTATGCCCGGGTGCCAGCTCCATGTGGGCTGGGGAGGCCCTTTGCGCAGGGGCTGGGGGATTTGCCCCTCCTTTAAGCAGCCGGAGTCGCATGAAGGGGCCTTGGCATAGCCGAGAGCCTGCGCGTTATTGATCTCGTCCCCTGGAGAAGGAACTCAAATTGTCCCCCGGGGGGGGGCTAGGAGGTGCCACCGAGACACGCCTCCTCCCACAATTCGCCCCATTGGCAGATGGAAGCCGCGTCAGGTTATGGTGGAGGGGCCGTGCCCCCCTCACGTCCCCTGAGATAGCTGCACTGAGAGGTTTCTGGGCTGGGCAGCCTGCTGGCCCCTTTCCTCTGGGGTCAGCAGGAGCTTGCGGGGGGCTAGGGGGTCAGGCTGGCGTTTAACGAGTCGCTTTCCCAACCTGGTGGCTTTGGAAGAATGGGGCCCTGCGCTGGAGGGAGACGTGACTGAGAAGCCCCAGGCTGCCGGGGCTTCTGCTGGGTTGTTTTTCTGCCTCGTAAATTGGCCAgacaattttcaaaacaaacccaCCGAAAAAGCACCCGCGGGCGTCGCTTCCCATTTCCTGGCAGGAGCTGTTGGTGGTTTGATGATCTCATTTCCCTGGAGAACTCGCACTACCAGGCGAGGATGGTACCACGTGTGCTGGTGTCATGGCTCAGCCTGAGAGAGCCTTgaaaactcccccccaccccgaccctAACATCTTGGATGGGGTCAAAATCCAACCAGTATTTTCTGCACAGACTCTGTATTTTCAGTCTCAGTCTGACTAGTGCTGGAGATTCAGCAAACCGACAGCGAGAAAGAACCAAAGCACCATCTCTCGCAGCGAGGCGGAGCCCGAAACAGCGGCTGTCTCCGTGAGcgggcagagcccccaggactGGAACGGTGCGGCGCACATCCAGCAAAGGTGTCGCGGTCTCGGAGACCCCCGCCACAATCTCAGATGAGCTGTCGGGGGGCGGGACACTTCTCCCCCAGGACCTCAACCCCTGGGGTCTGCAATGAGGCCTGGTGATCAGTTGAGCTTCTGGTTAGGGTGGAAACACAGGGCAAGAAAAGCTCTTTTTGGTGACGTTTTTAACCACATTTTCCCCCTATTGGCGCTGTAACCAGAAAGGCCACCCATAGGCTACTGTGACTGTTATCCTGTGTTATATGTATGGTGGGAGCAGCTTTCAGATGTGCTTGGAAAGGGCCTTGCacacagaatcagagaaatgttGGACTAGAAGGGACTtagagaggtcgtctagtccagcctCTGAACATCCCTGATTTACCTCCCTGTGACTGGGTaggagtgtggcctagtggacagggGACTGGGACTTAGGGACCTGGGTTCATCCCCTGCTTCTTCCACTGGTTTACCGGGTGCCCtctcaatgcctcagtttccccagctgtacaatggggataattgcTACTGACCGCTTTTGGGAAGCACTTTCAGCTCTAAGGATGAAAAGCGCTAGGGATTAGTATAAACGCTTGTCTACTACAGCCGGGAGAGTCAGAGACGTTCCAGCATTGCCAGCTCCCATGC
Proteins encoded in this region:
- the KAZALD1 gene encoding kazal-type serine protease inhibitor domain-containing protein 1, which translates into the protein MSKPANPTPSPLLSLLLCLSWALTWPCGALPSAPDYLQRGWQRLLEEGESCSDCSPEECPTPRGCLAGLVRDPCDCCWECANLEGQICDLDNTNHFYGKCGDHLECKLDTGDLRKGEVPEPQCACLSSQTLCGSDGKTYTQICKFQEVFHAHPEANLTVAHEGPCESEPQILSPPYDVWNVTGQDVIFGCEVFAYPMASIEWRKDGAEILLPGDDPHISVQFRGGPQKYEVTGWLQIQGVRVTDEGTYRCFARNRVGEVAALASLTVLTPDQLNMTGLSLPRPRPGPEDDAESEESDDYY